A window of the Salegentibacter mishustinae genome harbors these coding sequences:
- a CDS encoding SulP family inorganic anion transporter, with amino-acid sequence MQKIFNLFDFSQKVDYKNEVLAGLTVAMTMIPESLSFAILAGFPPLVGLYAAFIMGIITAVLGGRPGMVSGGAGATVVVLIALMNSHGLEYVFAAVAMAGIIQIAVGVFKLGKFIRLVPQPVMFGFVNGLAVIIFTAQLEQFKEIINGQVQWLSGDALLIMTVLVALTIGIILILPKITKTVPPSLVAILVVFAIVYFFGIETRQVKDIASVSGSLPPFHIPQVPFTWEMLQVIFPYGLIMAAVGLTEGLLTLNLVDEITGTRGRSNKECVAQGTANIANGFFYGMGGCPMLAQTLVNLSSGSRARLSGIIAAFTILAIILVGAPVIELLPMAALTGVMIMVAVGTFEWTSFRTFRRMPKSDVLVMVLVTLVTILLHNLALAVLIGVIISALVFAWDNAKRIRARKRIDEEGIKHYEIYGPLFFGSVQAFNDKFDVLNDPEEVIIDFSESRVVDMSGIEALNKLTERYHKEGKKLHLRYLSEDCRRLLSNADAIIEVNILEDPTYKLAVDKT; translated from the coding sequence ATGCAAAAAATCTTCAACCTGTTTGATTTTTCACAAAAAGTTGATTATAAAAACGAAGTCCTTGCAGGACTTACCGTAGCGATGACAATGATTCCAGAATCATTATCTTTTGCTATTCTAGCAGGTTTTCCTCCTCTAGTAGGTTTGTATGCTGCCTTTATTATGGGGATTATTACCGCCGTACTTGGGGGACGTCCAGGCATGGTTTCTGGCGGTGCCGGTGCTACCGTAGTGGTTTTAATCGCTTTAATGAATTCTCATGGATTAGAATATGTTTTTGCGGCCGTGGCCATGGCTGGAATTATTCAAATTGCAGTTGGGGTCTTTAAACTGGGTAAATTTATACGGCTAGTACCGCAACCTGTAATGTTCGGATTTGTAAATGGTTTGGCAGTAATCATTTTCACTGCCCAATTAGAACAATTTAAAGAGATAATTAATGGCCAGGTACAATGGTTAAGCGGAGATGCCTTGTTAATCATGACGGTACTGGTAGCGTTAACTATTGGTATTATTCTTATTCTTCCCAAAATAACCAAAACAGTACCACCATCTTTAGTAGCCATATTGGTTGTTTTCGCTATTGTTTATTTCTTCGGAATTGAAACCAGACAGGTAAAAGATATTGCTTCCGTTAGTGGTAGCTTGCCGCCTTTCCATATTCCACAGGTACCCTTTACCTGGGAAATGCTACAGGTAATTTTTCCATATGGACTAATAATGGCTGCAGTAGGTTTAACTGAAGGTCTATTAACCTTAAATCTCGTTGATGAAATTACCGGGACACGTGGTCGCAGTAATAAAGAGTGTGTAGCCCAAGGAACCGCAAACATTGCCAACGGCTTCTTTTACGGAATGGGTGGCTGCCCAATGTTAGCACAAACACTGGTAAATTTATCTTCTGGATCTCGCGCACGGCTTTCTGGGATTATAGCCGCGTTTACCATTTTAGCAATAATTCTCGTTGGAGCACCGGTAATCGAATTATTACCAATGGCTGCATTAACCGGTGTTATGATCATGGTAGCGGTTGGTACTTTCGAGTGGACTAGTTTCAGAACCTTTCGCAGGATGCCAAAATCCGATGTTTTGGTTATGGTTCTTGTTACGCTGGTAACTATTCTACTACATAACCTTGCATTGGCTGTACTTATAGGGGTAATCATTTCAGCATTAGTATTTGCCTGGGACAATGCTAAACGTATTCGTGCCAGAAAACGCATAGATGAAGAAGGTATAAAGCATTACGAGATTTATGGGCCACTTTTCTTCGGATCTGTACAGGCTTTTAATGATAAATTCGATGTTTTAAACGATCCTGAAGAAGTAATCATAGATTTCTCTGAAAGTCGCGTGGTAGATATGTCTGGAATTGAAGCCTTAAATAAGCTTACCGAAAGGTATCACAAAGAAGGTAAAAAACTTCATTTAAGATATTTAAGTGAAGATTGCAGAAGATTATTGAGTAATGCTGATGCAATTATTGAAGTAAATATTCTTGAAGATCCAACCTACAAACTTGCTGTAGATAAAACTTAA